The nucleotide window GTTGCCTTCCTTGATGCGCCAAACCAGGTCTTTTAATTTACGAATGATATTCTGCTCACAGTTTGGGTTAGCCAGTTGTGCATACATGTCTTTCAGAATGAGTACACCATCTTCCTCCAGCTCATCTGCAAACTCCAATGCCCGCATGGGAGTTTTTACGTCACCTTTTTCAATCCTGTTGTTCCTGACATAACCATCCACCACCGTCCATTCCCATACAGACCTGGGTTTATTAAACAGGGAGGTATCTTGTAACATTGCTTTTACGGTGTCAACAAATCGCTTTTCTTCCCAGGTTACCACATAAATAATAGGGAAACGCGCTTTAATCAGGGCCGCAAGTTCTTTAGTAAAATCAGTAACAGGCATAATCGGTTTAATTATTTACTCCGGACATTTCACAGGCAAGAATATAGGCATCACCGTTAAAAGCTTGGAAAATATCAGCCTAAATATATATTTATTTTTCTGCAATTTAAATACCTGGAATTATTTTACCGAACGTTTGGTAATTTAGAATTTACGCTTACATTTGTTTCATGAGACCGCAAAAAATAGATGATGCCCGGCTGATTGAAGGACTGATGTCGGTGTTGCAATCCAAGGGATTTGAAGGTGCCAGCCTCAACGACCTGGCTCAGGCCACCGGTTTGCAAAAAGCCAGTCTTTACCACCGGTTTCCGGGAGGGAAGAATGAGATAGCTCTCATGGTGCTCGGTTTCGTATATGCGTGGATAAAGGATAACATATATCTGGTACTGACGGAGAAAGGCGTAGCGCCTGTCTCTAAATTACAGCGGGCCATACAGCATATCCGGCATTTGTACCAGAATGGCGAGAAGAGTTGTATCCTCAATGCGCTCTCCCTCGATTCGGGGTTAGTGGTATTGGGTGATGAGATCAGCAAAGCGATGCAGTTGTGGATTGATGCGTTTACCGCTCTGGGCATTGAACAGGGCTTTACAACAGCACAGGCCAGGGCAAAAGCCAGGCAATCACTTATTCTGGTGCAGGGGAGCCTCGTACTTGCCAAGGGATTAGGAGACCCGACCCATTTTCATAAGGCCCTTGCCGATCTGAAATTACTTTTTGTCAACGAGTAAAAATTTTTTCACAATAACTTTACCGAACGTTCGGTAAATAAATTATAATCATAAAAAATAAAATGAGCATTGTAAAACACAACACCGCATCCGTAAATGGAATCGACATCTTCTACAGAGAAGCTGGTCAGAAAGGTAAACCTGCTCTCGTATTATTGCATGGCTATCCTACCTCATCGCATATGTACCGCAACCTGATGCAGCAGCTCTCCAACGACTATTACCTGATCGCTCCCGACTACCCCGGTTTCGGCAGGAGCGCCCAGCCACACATGGCCGACTTCGACTACTCCTTCGACAGCTTTGCCAGTATCGTGCAGGGCCTCCTGGACAAGCTGGGCCTGGACCGGTATAGTCTTTACCTGATGGACTACGGCGCACCGGTGGGATTCCGGATAGCCACCGCGCATCCCGAAAAGATCGAATCACTGATCGTTCAGAATGGTTGTGCCTACAACGAAGGACTGGAGCAGTTCTGGGACCCCATCAAAGAATACTGGAAAAACAAAAACAACAAAGTCGCAGAACGTACGCTGGAAGGCTTTCACAGCGTAGAAGGACTACAATGGCAATACACCCATGGCGTCACCGACAGCGCTGTAGTAAGTCCGGATAACTGGGAAAACGACCTGCGGCACCTGCTACGCCCGGGCAACGACAGAATACAGCTTCAGCTGTTCTATGACTATCAGAACAATGTAACCTTATACCCTCAATGGCAGGAATACTTCCGCTCCCATAACCCTGAAATGCTGATCGTTTATGGTAAGAACGATTATATTTTTCCGGTAGCCGGCGCCGAGGCTTACAAAAAAGATGTAAAAAACCTGCAATACCATTTGTACGATACAGGTCATTTTGCACTGGAAACTCATGGTGAGGAAATTGCAGCTACAATCAGAGCATTCCTCCGCAGGATTACCCGCCAGCCCCTGATCACGGGAGAAAACCCGAACATTGAATCATTCACACGTTCTGAATGAAATAAGAAAGGCATCGCTTCTCGTGATGCCTTTCTTATCTTATCACAACTTTTTCGGTTGCAACAGGTCCCATAAGTTTCCATAAAGATCTTCAAATACAGCTACAATGCCGTATTCTTCTTCTTTAGGCAGGCGGACAAAATGAATACCACGTTCCACCATTTTATGATAATCCCGCCAGAAATCATCTGTATATAAGAAAAAGGCAACACGGCCCCCGGTCTGGTTGCCAATGCGGGATGCCTGTTCTTCATCTGCAGCTTTGGCCAGTAACAGGCTGCATTCAGTAGCACCTACCGGCGCTATTAAAACCCAACGTTTGGTTTCACTCAAAACAGTGTCTTCCATTAAGGTAAAATCCAGTTTTTCGGTATAAAATCTGATTGCTTCGTCGTAGTCTTTAACGACAACAGTGATATGGGCTATATGCTGCTTCATGCAGGTAATTTCAGAAAAAATCACTGATTTCTATAAAAAGAATATACTCTAATAACAAATCCCCGCAGTGAAACCACCACGGGGATTGTTCTAACGAAAACCACATCCTACATGCCAAATATCTCTTCCATCTTTCTATCCATAGCCTCATCATCTTCTCCCCCGCCACCATAACGACCGATGATCTTACCATTAGGATCGATGAGTATTTTAGTAGGCAGGGAATGAATACCGTAGTAATCGCTGACATCTTCCGGATTGGGCAGGTTCTTTTGTCTTTTCTGCCAGTCGAGGCCGCGGAGCACATGCCGCCAGATACCGATACCATCCTGGCTGACCGCCTTCTTCCAGGCATCATGATTGGAATCGTCGTCGGAGATACCGATGATTTCGAAGCCTTTGGACTGGTATTTAGTGTATAATGCTTTCAGATGCGGGTTACCTTTACGGCAGGGACCACACCAGCTGGCCCAGAAATCCAGCATGACATATTTACCTTTAAAATCAGCGAGATGGAGCGTTTGGCCTGTTATATCCGTTTTGGTGAATTCATGAGCAATACTACCGGGGGAGCCAGCCTTCAGACCATCCAGCTCTTTGCGGATTGCGCGGCCATGCATACTTTGCTGCATCTCCGGTGACATGTTAGCGTAAGCTGCTTCCCCTTCCCGAAGCGGCATACCGGTAACGCGGAAACGCAGTAACTGCGCAGTCACATAGGAATTGGGATACTTATCGATAAAGGTTTTATCTATCTTTCCCATTTCTTCGTAATAGGGCTCCATCTGCTCCTTTATCTTATCCAGCTTCTTTTTCAGTGGTTCCAGCGCTGCTTCGGATTTTTTGGCTTTCATTCCGGCTATATATTCTTTATTCTCTTTATTGAAGGCGTCAGACAACGGCTTGAGTTTAGCTGTTACAGGCGCGCGCATGGCATCCAGTATATCCTGTTCCTGCTGTGTTTTAGAGCCGGTGAGTTTAGCGCCTTTTAAACGTCCGTTGCCGGAGCTGAGTTGCATGTCTGCAGCTTCCATAAAAAAGCTGCCCATATCACCTTCTCCGTACATGGCGGCTTTTTTATCCATATACATCCGGCCTTCCACGGGTTGTATGAGCTGCCCGCTGATGGTGAATTTACCACCTTTGGATAGTGCGCTGTCGGTACGATATGTTTCTGAACCCGTGGCATAGCTGAGATATACATAACGGTCGGGCAGTCCTTTGATATTTGCTTTCAGGGTAAAGGGCTGTGGTGTCTGGGCCTGTCCCTGTGTACAGAGCAGGATAAGTGGTAGTGCGGTGAGATAATATTTCATGATATTATTTTTTGTGAGATTGATTATTTCAGTACTTCTGCGAGTTTGGCATGTAATGCAGCGCCTCTTAATTCCTTAGCGATGATGATACCCTGCGGATCTATCAGGAAAGAGAAAGGAATGGCCTGTATACCGTATTGCTGAGCCACCTCGTTACGAAAACCTTTCAGGTCAGATACCTGCATCCATGGCATACCATCCTTTTCGATGGCTTCTTTCCACTTATCGGCTTTATCATCAAGGGATACCCCCACTACGGTAAAGTTTTTGTCTTTGAACCGGTTGTAAGCTTTCAATACATTGGGATTTTCTGCACGGCAGGGACCGCACCAGCTGGCCCAGAAGTCCAGCAGCACATATTTTCCCTTATAGTCAGATAAACGTATAGGCTTCCCCGTTACATCAGTCTGGGTAAAGTCGATCATGGGTTGTCCGATGGCGCTTCTCTTCAGGACGGCCAGTCTGTCTGCCAGCCTTTTGCCTGCAGCGGTTTGCTGCGCAGCAGGTTTGAGCTGACGGTACAAACTATCCAATGGTGCGTATTCACCCACTACCGCCATTTCAGCAATCATGCTTACGCTCACGGCACTCTCCGGGTGTGCAAGAATATAAGCTTTGGTACGCTCCTGCTTCTGCTGCTGTAATACCTCCAGTTGGACTTCCAGTGCAGCTTCTGCGGTATCATCCCCTTTTACTTCATGATATTTTCCGTACAGGGTATTCAGCTGGCTGGTAAGATCTTCGATGGATTTTTTATATGCTTCATATGCCAGTTGTGTAGCAGAACCGGTAATTTTCAACTGATCTGTTGAATCGATATGTCCTTTTATCTGTACCGCCGCATTTTCCATGAACACTTCTATATAGCGGGCAGGTGTAGCGATGTAGATTTTTTGTGGTTCTGCTATATCACCGGTCCAGGTGAAACGGCCATCCTTTACCCGTACGGTATCCGTTTTTGCAGAATCTGCTACAGGTATGGAAATATACACCACCGAATCTTTCAGTCCCGATATTTCGGCGGTGATACTGGCCCGTGGCTCAGTATGGGTACAGGCTGCAGCCAGCAGCAGTCCTGCAAGTAATGAGTGATAACGCATCTTCATAAATAAAATTTAAAGTGTGTATACTTATTTTTGATAACCGGGATTCTGTGCGCCGATAGCAGGATTATACAGAAACTCATTATGCGGAATAGGCAGTATGTATTGGATCCTGTCTTTTAATGTAGGCCGGAGTTGCTGTGTGAGCGCTGCCGGGAGCCTCAGTAAGGCCATCCACTCCTGTCCATCTTCTGCTACCAGATTCCGGACAATCTCCAGATATACCTGTTTTAATAATTCGTTGGTGTCATTGGCATTATCAATTGCTGTGAAATCAGTAACACCGGCATGTCCCATAATATTTTTCAGGATGGCACGAACATCAGAGATACTGCCACCGGAGCGGATCATCGCTTCCGCTTTCAACAGATAAATCTCGGATAAACGAAAAGCGTAGGCTGTTTCAGATACTACGGTGGGAGTAGTTCCCTGTTTGATATATTTAGTGAAATAGCTGGTACCAGCCAGGTTGGGATTATCTGTACCTATCATCCAGTTGCTGCGCGGATCGCCGGCCAGCAGGTTTTTTAAACCTGTTTTAGCAACGTATAAAGAAGAGGCTCCCGGCCAATACTGACGGCTCAGTACATAATAAAAGCTCTCCTGGTTTTGCTGCGGTTTCACGCCCAGTATTACTTCACTGCTGTTTAATCCTTTGACATAAAAAATATCTTTCGACTGTGGTTCCAGAGTATATTTACTGTTCATGATAATACTATCGGCCAGGGCATTTACCACCGGATAATCTTCCGGCTGTGCATGACTCATCAGTACGCGCATCTTCAACGCCATGGCTGCCCAGCGGGTAACATAATAATTAGGTCTGTCGGCAGGCGCATGTGCAATGGCATCGTCTATATCTGCGAGGATAAAAGTATAACTATCTTTCACGGAACTACGGGCTTTGGATACACTGCCCACAGTTATAAATTCATCCCGTAATAAAACACCATTGGGACTATTCACATCAAACCACTGACCGAAAAAACTCAGCAATTTGAAATGTCCGTAAGCCCGCAGGAATCTGGCTTCTGCCAATATCTCTGCTTTACGGCTGCCGGTAAAGACTTTATCATCCAGTAGATTCATGCCTTTGATAAGTCCGTTGGCCGCATTAATCAGGTCGTAGGAACTGGTCCAGTAGCTGTTCGCAAAAAATGATTTCGCCATATCATTTTGCTCTCCGGGCTCTGCACCATAGCCATATCCCAGATAACCTGCAAACACCGCCGGCGGCACTTCATGCTCCGTCCATTTGGTAATGTTATCGGCAGAAACAGCCGCAAAACGATAATAGACACCATTCAGCGCTATTTCTGCCGTGCGCTGGTCAATGATGGTATTTCCTTCTACTTTGGCGTTCTCCGGAAGTTTTCCTAATTCTTTTCTGCAGGAAACAGTCGTCAGCAACAGTCCCGCTAACAATGTATATATGGTACTTTTCATAAAAATCTTTTTGTGGTTTAAAACCCGAAACGAATACCCAGATTAAACTGCTTGATAGTAGGGAATGTGCTTACATCATTACTTCCATTGATCAGGCTGTAGGGATTATTACTCACTTCAGGATCCGGACCGGGATATTTGGTGAAGGTCAGCAGATTGGTAGCGGAAGCATACATCGATGCGTCCCTGACATGCAGTCTGCTGGCTGTTTTTGCCGGCAGCTGGTAAGTGAGGGTGATCGATTTTAACCTCAGATAGGAGCCGTCATACACCTCTGCGCTGGAAGTATAGGTAGTGCTGTTTTGTCCCAGTACCAGCCTTGGCCTTTCTGCATCCGGATTTTCCGGTGTCCATCTGTCCATGATACGGGTTCCTTTATTCGTATAGCCTTCGAAGTATTTGTTCTGGATATCCGCCAGATACAGCATCTGGCCACCATAGGAGAAGGTGATCAGGGTAATCAGACTAAAGTTTTTATATGTAAATGTGTTGGTAAAACCACCGAAAAATTTGGGCTGTGCCCGCCCTATAACATCCTCCTGAGGGAATCCGGTGTTGTCTATTTTATACATAGGATCACCTATGCCGAGATAGGGAGAGAAATAATAGTAATAGGGAAATACCTTCTTATAAGCCTCCAGCTGCTCCTTAGTGCGGATAATACCATCAAATACTTTACCGTAGAAAAGCCCCAGTGGCTGGTTTTTTCTAACGATGCTGTTACCCATGGAAAAGGCGCCTACATCATTGGGATCTGTAAAATCAGTATTGATATCCGTTACCATGGAGCGGTTGCCTGAAATATTGATGGCTGCTATCCACTGAAAGGATTTATGTTTGATAATATCCGTGCGCAGATCTATTTCCAGCCCTTTATTGCTGATGCTGGCCACATTGGCAATCACAGCGCCATATGCCGCACTCGGCGGCAGCAGCGTAGACAGCAGCAGTCCGGAAGTATGTTTCTCATAATATCCGATTACGCCCCGCAGCCGCGAACCAAATAGTTCAAAATCCAGTCCCAGATCTTTCTGAAAAGTGGATTCCCATTTGATCTTATCATTTCCTAGCTGCGATGGGATTAAAGCGTTTCTGCCACCATATGCACCAGGTGTGTATAAGGTATAGTAAAGATTGTCGCCGAAATTCTGTGTTCCCGTATATCCGCCGCTCACCCTGAGTTTCAGCTCATTCACCCAGCTTACCTGTTTCATAAAAGGTTCTTCCGCAATACGCCAGGCTATCCCTCCGGAGGGGAAATAACCTACCCTGTTATGCATCGGGAATTTAGAGGAAGCATCCGAACGACCGGTGAAGGTAAACAGGTATTTTTCTTTCAGCGCGTAATTGGCACGTACATAAAAGCTCAGCAGTGAATTTTGTCCGGAGCTGCCGGTAGCTGGCAAAGTAACAGCTGCAGATGAAATATTATTCAGGTATTTATCATCCGGGAAACCCTGGCCGGTAGCGGAAAACGAATTAAAACGATATTTCTGCCAGGCAGTACCACCCAGGAGATTGATGCGGTTGTTGGCATTAAACTGTTTGTCCCAGGTAAGTGTATTTTCAAAAAACAGGTTCACATCTTCTGTCTGTGCCTGCGTACCTGTTCCGCCATTGGAGCTGCTGGCCCCATTCGGAGAAGCGATTACAGCTGTACTGGGTACATAATTGTGCTGATGATAGTTATTATAGTTGACAGAAACGATAGTTCTGAATTTAAGATCTTTGAGGATGTCATAGTCACCGCTCAATGATCCGATCAGTGTGGCTGTTTTGGCTTCATTGATACCATCCATTAATACCAATGGGTTCTGATAACCCTGATAGTCGTAGCCACCTATCTGTGAAGCCAGGAACTGATAAGGTGTACCATCCGGATTGTAGGCTGGCAAGGTAGGAGGTGCATACATGGCCGCAGGATAAATACCATTGGTGATATTGTTTTTGGTGAAGCCGTAATCCAGGTTGGT belongs to Chitinophaga sp. HK235 and includes:
- a CDS encoding TetR/AcrR family transcriptional regulator; its protein translation is MRPQKIDDARLIEGLMSVLQSKGFEGASLNDLAQATGLQKASLYHRFPGGKNEIALMVLGFVYAWIKDNIYLVLTEKGVAPVSKLQRAIQHIRHLYQNGEKSCILNALSLDSGLVVLGDEISKAMQLWIDAFTALGIEQGFTTAQARAKARQSLILVQGSLVLAKGLGDPTHFHKALADLKLLFVNE
- a CDS encoding alpha/beta fold hydrolase codes for the protein MSIVKHNTASVNGIDIFYREAGQKGKPALVLLHGYPTSSHMYRNLMQQLSNDYYLIAPDYPGFGRSAQPHMADFDYSFDSFASIVQGLLDKLGLDRYSLYLMDYGAPVGFRIATAHPEKIESLIVQNGCAYNEGLEQFWDPIKEYWKNKNNKVAERTLEGFHSVEGLQWQYTHGVTDSAVVSPDNWENDLRHLLRPGNDRIQLQLFYDYQNNVTLYPQWQEYFRSHNPEMLIVYGKNDYIFPVAGAEAYKKDVKNLQYHLYDTGHFALETHGEEIAATIRAFLRRITRQPLITGENPNIESFTRSE
- a CDS encoding VOC family protein, encoding MKQHIAHITVVVKDYDEAIRFYTEKLDFTLMEDTVLSETKRWVLIAPVGATECSLLLAKAADEEQASRIGNQTGGRVAFFLYTDDFWRDYHKMVERGIHFVRLPKEEEYGIVAVFEDLYGNLWDLLQPKKL
- a CDS encoding TlpA disulfide reductase family protein, which encodes MKYYLTALPLILLCTQGQAQTPQPFTLKANIKGLPDRYVYLSYATGSETYRTDSALSKGGKFTISGQLIQPVEGRMYMDKKAAMYGEGDMGSFFMEAADMQLSSGNGRLKGAKLTGSKTQQEQDILDAMRAPVTAKLKPLSDAFNKENKEYIAGMKAKKSEAALEPLKKKLDKIKEQMEPYYEEMGKIDKTFIDKYPNSYVTAQLLRFRVTGMPLREGEAAYANMSPEMQQSMHGRAIRKELDGLKAGSPGSIAHEFTKTDITGQTLHLADFKGKYVMLDFWASWCGPCRKGNPHLKALYTKYQSKGFEIIGISDDDSNHDAWKKAVSQDGIGIWRHVLRGLDWQKRQKNLPNPEDVSDYYGIHSLPTKILIDPNGKIIGRYGGGGEDDEAMDRKMEEIFGM
- a CDS encoding redoxin domain-containing protein; its protein translation is MKMRYHSLLAGLLLAAACTHTEPRASITAEISGLKDSVVYISIPVADSAKTDTVRVKDGRFTWTGDIAEPQKIYIATPARYIEVFMENAAVQIKGHIDSTDQLKITGSATQLAYEAYKKSIEDLTSQLNTLYGKYHEVKGDDTAEAALEVQLEVLQQQKQERTKAYILAHPESAVSVSMIAEMAVVGEYAPLDSLYRQLKPAAQQTAAGKRLADRLAVLKRSAIGQPMIDFTQTDVTGKPIRLSDYKGKYVLLDFWASWCGPCRAENPNVLKAYNRFKDKNFTVVGVSLDDKADKWKEAIEKDGMPWMQVSDLKGFRNEVAQQYGIQAIPFSFLIDPQGIIIAKELRGAALHAKLAEVLK
- a CDS encoding RagB/SusD family nutrient uptake outer membrane protein — protein: MKSTIYTLLAGLLLTTVSCRKELGKLPENAKVEGNTIIDQRTAEIALNGVYYRFAAVSADNITKWTEHEVPPAVFAGYLGYGYGAEPGEQNDMAKSFFANSYWTSSYDLINAANGLIKGMNLLDDKVFTGSRKAEILAEARFLRAYGHFKLLSFFGQWFDVNSPNGVLLRDEFITVGSVSKARSSVKDSYTFILADIDDAIAHAPADRPNYYVTRWAAMALKMRVLMSHAQPEDYPVVNALADSIIMNSKYTLEPQSKDIFYVKGLNSSEVILGVKPQQNQESFYYVLSRQYWPGASSLYVAKTGLKNLLAGDPRSNWMIGTDNPNLAGTSYFTKYIKQGTTPTVVSETAYAFRLSEIYLLKAEAMIRSGGSISDVRAILKNIMGHAGVTDFTAIDNANDTNELLKQVYLEIVRNLVAEDGQEWMALLRLPAALTQQLRPTLKDRIQYILPIPHNEFLYNPAIGAQNPGYQK
- a CDS encoding TonB-dependent receptor translates to MRWTAFLLTALALHVSASSLSQTVSISCKDMPLPQVFNVIKQQTGFVFFYRSKDLSDIGPVSAQFRDLPLQTALTKLLQDKPLTFDIEGNTVVISYNAPTSQNPSVQVPPEEVSGKVVDAKGNPLPGVSVRVKGSTIAAITDPSGHFRLKDVNSHVTLLISCVGFESQTLNLGGRKNLEVELKAKVDDLNQYVVVGYGSTKRKDLTGSVASVNVEEVRNVPFTSVDQALSGKAAGVQVTQADGSPGGVAKIRIRGGTSLLGGNDPLYIIDGVQVTIQNRYIQNQAEVVNPVEAAGQDSRNSGVSGSFSRGLNSLAGLNISDIESIDILKDASATAIYGSKAANGVVIITTKKGKLNQKPVLEANYYAGMSTPIKEKLLNADQYVSLLKEAARNLNEERAAAGETPSAKATAILTNPSFLGTANTDWLKMVLRTGMAHNADISVRGGGAGSRYYTSLAYNKQDGVLKGSDFSRIAGKISLDNEISRRLRVITNLDYGFTKNNITNGIYPAAMYAPPTLPAYNPDGTPYQFLASQIGGYDYQGYQNPLVLMDGINEAKTATLIGSLSGDYDILKDLKFRTIVSVNYNNYHQHNYVPSTAVIASPNGASSSNGGTGTQAQTEDVNLFFENTLTWDKQFNANNRINLLGGTAWQKYRFNSFSATGQGFPDDKYLNNISSAAVTLPATGSSGQNSLLSFYVRANYALKEKYLFTFTGRSDASSKFPMHNRVGYFPSGGIAWRIAEEPFMKQVSWVNELKLRVSGGYTGTQNFGDNLYYTLYTPGAYGGRNALIPSQLGNDKIKWESTFQKDLGLDFELFGSRLRGVIGYYEKHTSGLLLSTLLPPSAAYGAVIANVASISNKGLEIDLRTDIIKHKSFQWIAAINISGNRSMVTDINTDFTDPNDVGAFSMGNSIVRKNQPLGLFYGKVFDGIIRTKEQLEAYKKVFPYYYYFSPYLGIGDPMYKIDNTGFPQEDVIGRAQPKFFGGFTNTFTYKNFSLITLITFSYGGQMLYLADIQNKYFEGYTNKGTRIMDRWTPENPDAERPRLVLGQNSTTYTSSAEVYDGSYLRLKSITLTYQLPAKTASRLHVRDASMYASATNLLTFTKYPGPDPEVSNNPYSLINGSNDVSTFPTIKQFNLGIRFGF